One window of Candidatus Paceibacterota bacterium genomic DNA carries:
- a CDS encoding pilin: protein MKTATKIYVCILCLVLCFGATHKALAFFQEQSYKSLAPIEGVNSPGDAVVGGVNLATYLGDIFKLGIGLCGIFAVLMIVVGGLEYVMTDKIASKEDAKTRITNAIIGLLLALSSYVILYTINPALVSLDFLNSTGGGNVPQTLSVNNSAPDQVATNPVAPASKPGDTVTTKPETPAAPKPPAKPKDPERTSVFCFYTGKQVRGFVSWIPLDYYLSPNNPTKEYRVNNDIYYFQNPTKTCTPRLPKSQAKSQCETTRTAAIDALPFNWAFVQASQDVTACYDATSEFYN from the coding sequence ATGAAAACAGCAACAAAAATCTACGTATGCATCCTTTGTCTTGTTCTGTGTTTTGGCGCTACCCATAAAGCACTTGCTTTCTTTCAAGAGCAATCCTATAAATCCCTTGCGCCAATCGAGGGAGTAAATTCCCCGGGCGATGCTGTAGTGGGAGGCGTAAATCTTGCCACGTACCTCGGAGACATTTTCAAACTGGGCATCGGGCTTTGCGGAATATTCGCAGTGCTTATGATAGTCGTCGGAGGGCTTGAATATGTGATGACCGATAAAATCGCAAGCAAGGAAGATGCGAAGACAAGGATAACTAATGCCATCATAGGTCTTCTTCTGGCTCTTTCTTCCTATGTCATCCTCTACACAATAAATCCCGCTCTGGTAAGCCTCGATTTTTTGAATTCTACTGGCGGAGGCAATGTTCCGCAAACACTTTCGGTAAATAATAGTGCCCCTGATCAGGTGGCGACAAATCCGGTAGCACCAGCAAGCAAACCTGGGGATACTGTGACCACAAAACCAGAAACACCAGCTGCACCTAAACCACCAGCCAAGCCAAAAGATCCTGAACGAACGAGTGTATTCTGTTTTTACACAGGCAAACAGGTTCGAGGATTTGTCTCATGGATACCGTTAGACTACTACCTAAGCCCCAATAATCCTACGAAAGAATATCGTGTGAATAATGACATTTATTATTTTCAGAATCCGACAAAAACATGCACCCCTCGTTTACCGAAAAGCCAAGCGAAAAGCCAATGCGAAACAACAAGGACGGCGGCTATCGATGCACTTCCGTTCAATTGGGCATTCGTCCAAGCGAGCCAAGATGTTACAGCTTGTTACGACGCAACAAGTGAGTTTTACAACTAA
- a CDS encoding YidC/Oxa1 family membrane protein insertase, whose amino-acid sequence MFSFIGHLFSVAYNGVFYRPLYNGLVFLIGFIPHGDVGAAIILFTILIRFVLYPLSKKSLESQRKMKELGPQMEQIKIDFKDNKDEQAKRTLALYKENKINPFSGILFMFIQLPIVIALYQVFRGDLSKAMIDLNLLYSFIHTPSVINLHFLGFLDITHTKNIVLALLAAASQFFQAKYTLSATTPSKVPSDPNKKASFQDEFSKGMSLQMKYMLPAMIGIFAYGFSGAVTLYWITNNLFSIVQELLIKKK is encoded by the coding sequence ATGTTTTCATTTATTGGCCATCTTTTTTCCGTCGCCTACAATGGCGTTTTTTACAGACCTCTCTACAATGGATTGGTATTTTTAATTGGTTTTATTCCGCATGGCGATGTCGGCGCTGCTATTATCCTGTTTACCATATTGATCCGGTTTGTTCTCTATCCCCTTTCTAAGAAATCTCTTGAAAGTCAGAGAAAAATGAAGGAGCTTGGTCCTCAGATGGAGCAGATTAAGATCGATTTTAAAGACAATAAAGACGAGCAGGCGAAAAGAACTCTCGCCCTCTACAAGGAGAACAAAATAAATCCTTTCTCGGGGATTCTTTTTATGTTTATCCAATTGCCGATCGTTATCGCTCTCTACCAGGTGTTTCGAGGAGATCTTTCCAAGGCGATGATAGATCTGAACCTTCTTTATTCTTTCATACATACTCCGAGTGTAATTAATCTCCATTTTCTAGGGTTTTTGGATATTACTCATACAAAAAATATCGTTTTGGCGCTTCTTGCTGCAGCGAGCCAATTTTTCCAGGCGAAGTACACACTTTCTGCCACTACTCCTTCTAAAGTTCCAAGTGATCCAAATAAAAAAGCGTCATTTCAGGATGAGTTTTCCAAGGGCATGAGCCTCCAGATGAAGTATATGTTGCCAGCGATGATCGGGATTTTCGCCTATGGGTTTTCCGGAGCGGTCACTTTATACTGGATTACCAACAATCTTTTCAGCATTGTCCAAGAGCTTTTAATTAAGAAAAAATAA
- the rnpA gene encoding ribonuclease P protein component, which yields MFADVLKRGMWYHSPHLTLRVLAVSLQIKSRFAVSVSKKVAKRAVARNLLKRRLLSIIQEVLKETRPDSNGIFFYKSGGAELTFSALKEEALSLLKKSRILP from the coding sequence ATGTTTGCCGATGTCCTTAAGAGGGGTATGTGGTACCACTCCCCTCACCTCACCCTACGAGTGTTAGCTGTTTCTCTACAAATAAAGAGCCGTTTTGCAGTGTCAGTTTCTAAGAAAGTTGCCAAGAGAGCGGTGGCCAGAAATCTCCTGAAACGAAGACTTTTAAGCATCATACAGGAGGTACTTAAGGAGACGAGACCTGATTCGAACGGCATTTTTTTCTACAAAAGTGGCGGTGCGGAGCTAACCTTCAGTGCATTGAAGGAGGAAGCCCTCTCTCTCTTAAAAAAGTCCCGGATTCTCCCGTAA
- the rpmH gene encoding 50S ribosomal protein L34 — MSITYQPKKKKRARTHGFLARKKTKGGKNTLKRRMQKGRKRLSV; from the coding sequence ATGTCAATCACATACCAGCCGAAAAAGAAGAAAAGAGCTCGAACGCACGGCTTTTTAGCTCGAAAGAAGACAAAAGGAGGTAAAAATACTCTTAAGAGAAGGATGCAGAAGGGTCGTAAAAGACTCTCGGTCTAA